CCAATGGGTTTAAAGAAAGCAGTCTTAATAAATTGAATATCAATTTAGATACCACTATCACGCCCGAGCTCTACAAAGAAGGATTGATGAAAGACCTTACGAGAGGTATTCAAGATTTACGACAAAAAGCCGGCCTCAAACCAGGAGATATAATTGAATTAAGTTTAACGACGCAAAATCCTGATATCCATAATATTCTACGAGAGAATGCTGCATGGATAGGAGAAACTGTCAAAGCGCGGAAATTAATTTTTTCTGCTTTGACTAAAGCCCTTGCCTCTTCGGAAATAGAAATGGGAGAAACAATCGTAGTGGCCTCTCTTATAAAAATTTAAAATAAACTAATAGAAAACCCCATGCCGTACAGCATGGGGTTTTAGTTAGGATTCGACTACAATGGGCAAGACCATTGGACGCCGCTGTGTTTTTCTAAAAAGAAAAGTGCCCAGACCTTCCCTAATATTATTACGAATATAAGTGGCATTAACGCGAGGGTCTTTGACATTACCCAAACTAGTTTTAATAATTTGAATCGTTTTTTCCTTGGCTTCTTTGAGCAAGTCTTGCGATTCTTTCATATAAACAAATCCTCTGGAAACAATTTCTGGCTCAGATACCAGCGCGCCATTTTTGCCCAAGACGGCAATAACCACAAAGATACCGTCTTGAGAGATAGTGTTTCTATCGCGCAAGACTACTTCACCGACATCGCCTACCCCTAAACCATCAATCATAACGTAATTAGCGGGAACGAATTTTTCTGTTAAAGTCATGCCTGCTTTAGTGAGTTCAACAATTTGGCCGTTGGAAGGAATAGCTATATTTTCCTCGGGGATACCAATGTCCATAGCCAGATTAGCGTTGGAGCGGCGCATAGAATAATGACCATGAATAGGCAATAGATATTTAGGGTGAGTCAAGCTCATCATTAATTTTAAATCTTCCTGTTGGGCATGCCCACTAGCGTGAATATCTAACATTTTGTAATGGAACACAGTCGCCCCTTGTTTTAAAAGAGTATCTTTGAGGTTTTGGACTGCTAATTCGTTGCCAGGAACGATAGAGGAAGAAAAGATGACTGTGTCTCCTTTTTCTATGTGTAGTAATTTGTGTTCGCGATTAGCCACCTTCATTAAAGTAGCGTTATCTTCTCCTTGCGCGCCAGTGCATAAAATGGCTACCTCTTGTGGAGGCAGATGCAGGGCTTCGGCTAAAGGAATGATAGTGCCTTTTTTGGATTTGAGATAGCCTAATTTTTCAGAGACTTCCACATTAAATTTCATGGAATAGCCTTCAATAGCGACTTTTCTTCCCAGTTTTTCGCAGATAATGATGGCTTCCTGTAAACGGCTAATAAGAGAGGAGAAGGTAGCTAAGATAATCCTGCCCTTGGCGTTAGCAAAGAGGACTTCTAAGTTATCCATAATCACGTTTTCGGACATCGAGTAGCCAGGAACTTCGGCATTAGTAGAATCAATCAGGAGCATATCTACTCCACCATCAGCAAGACGAACGATGTGATTAAGGTCTGCGGGCTTATCACCGATAGGCTGCAAATCAAATTTGAAGTCTCCTGTTAAAATAAGCGAACCGACAGGCGTTTTTACAAAAAGGCCAAAAGCATCGGGAATATTGTGATTGACATGAAAAGGCTGGATTACGAAGGGGCCTAAATTAATGTTTTCATCGCTGTCGGGATTTACTAGGCGAATGTCTAGCTTTTTCTCTTTGGGAAAATCTTCTTGTCTCCTGGCAATAATAGCTCTGGTTAGAGGCGCCGTATAAATAACTGGATAACCTAATTTATCTATAAGGTAGGGGATAGCTCCTAAGTGATCGTAGTGTCCATGGGTAATAAACGCGCCCAAAATTTTCTTCTCTGGATTATTGGTTAGATATTCAATATTAGGCACAATGAAATCTATGCCAGGCATAGTTTCGTCAGGGAAGCGAAGACCGATATCTACTATAATAATTTGATTTTGGTATTCTAAGAGAAGCATATTGCGGCCCACTTCTTCAAATCCGCCTAGAGCCATAATTTTTAGCACCTCATTATTTTTGGGCGCAATCGCTGAAGACGTAGTCGGCGTAGCCATAGCAATAGGCTGGCTGGGGCTCATGATTTTAACTTTTGGCACAGAATCATTATTCTCCGCCCCTCTTTTGGGATTTCTGGGCGGGTAGTGCTTATAGTTTGGTCGGCGAGAATGAAAATTTCCTCGAGACTGATTTTTTGATGTTTCCATATACATATAATAATATATCTCGTTTCTTTAAGAGGAAACGGATTTTAAATTAAAAAATAAAAAATAAAGAGAACGGCATTTGTCTACTTAAATAAAAAATAGGTGCCGTCGGCCGGACTCGAACCGGCAAGGCCAGTGGCCACAGCGTTCTGAACGCTGCGCGTATACCAATTCCGCCACGACGGCATGATGGGCTGCTATACTTTAGCGGCCCAGGCGAACATGCATATACCAATCGGAAACGTTATTGTAGCGGTCAGCTAAATAATTGCCAGTGGTAAGTGTGTTGCCAGCAATACTGGGAGAAAGCGCGTAAAATTGCAAGGGGTTGCCGAGGGTAAAACAGGGACTATTTTCCAAAAGAATATTTTGCAGTTCTATTAAATCATCTTGGCGTTTGGCTCTATCGTCAATAAGCTGGATTTCCTCTAAAAGGGCGTCCACAGTTTTATTGCTAAAATTGCTCAGGTTAAGGCTGCCGCCCGTATGCCAAAAATTATAAGGATCTGGTTCTTGGCCATAGAACTCGCCAAAAAGCAGGGCATCATATTTTTTATTGGGAATAATATCATTTTCCAAATCGTCCAGAGAGACTACTTGCAAAGTGGTGGGAATACCGATTCTGTCCCAATCGGTTTTAATGGCATTGGCAGCTGCTTTTAATTCTGGCAAATCAGCGACGGTTAAAGTGAGAGAAACCGGTTCGTATTTAGTAGGTTGTTTTTTTTGTTTAATAATTCTTTCCCAAACGGAAGAACTATTAAAGTTGAAGGTTTCAGCTAAAAGCTCATGACTTTTAGTGGGATTATAAGTGAGGTCTACCGAGGGCGAGGTGTTATAACCGAGAAAACTTTGGCTAATAAGGTTGTTAGCTGGCAGCAAGCTGCCGCCAAAAATTGTTTGATTGATAGCCTCTCTATTGATGGCTAGATTCAAGGCCAGACGAGTATCGGCGGCGCTTAGTAAAGCATTATTGCTTTTAAGATTATAAAAAACAGAATAATAACGCGGCAACTCAATACTCTTCAAATAGGCTTCTCGATTTTTAAATAATGGTTTTAAATCATAAGGAACATTGGCTAAGGAAGAAATCTCTTTCTTCTGAAAAGCATCCTTAAGCTCGTTGTAATTTTTATAAAAATGATAAGTAATAAAACTAATGTTCGGTAACTTTTCGAAATAATGGTCGTTAGCCTTTAAGTCATAGGTGATGATATTCCCGAGTTTATCTTTCACTAGCTTGGAAAAAACATAAGGTCCAGTGCCGACTGGTTGTAAACTGTATTTAGCCAAGGCGATATTTTTGACATTAATCTGTCCCCAAATATGAGCTGGAACAATTTTCATTGTTAAATTATCCTTGAAGCCCACATAGGGCTCGTTTAAATGAAAGACGACTACATTATCATTCATTTTCTCTACGACTACCCCTAACCAATTGGCGCGCCAAGGACTGTTGTAATCAGGGTCTTGGATAGATTCAATAGTGAAGATAACGTCATCGGCAGTAAAATCAGCGCCATCTTGCCACAAGACATTCTTGTTTAAAATCACTGTATAAGTTTTACCGTCATCGCTCACATTATAGCTTTGCGCTAAAGATGGTTTTAATTCTCCCTGATTATCATAAGTGAATAAGCCGTTATAGATGAGAGCTTCCAATTCGCTATCGGCTTCATTAGCCTGAGTGAGTATGGGGTTAAGGATAAAAGGCTGCCCAACAATTCCGACCGTCATCTGCCCGCCAACGGCAGGATAAGTTTTGAGATATTTTTTAGACAGGCTAATGGTTAAGAATATAGCTGCCAGTAAGGTAGTAATAGTAAGCAACAGCAAAACCGCTTTTTCCTTTAAAGAAAAAAGCCGCCAATATTTTTTAGAAAAGGCTGACATAACGATAAAATTTAGTAACTATAAAACACTGCTTATTTTATTTTAAGTAAGGCCAGGCAGAGACCCACAAAAATGAGGCCGATAATAATAGTAGCCGTAAAAATCCATTTTTCTGCGCCACGACGAGTAGTGAGAAAACTATTTTGACCGCCAAAGGTTTCGCTTAAACCAGATTCGCCCTGTTGCAGGATAACTAAAATTATAAGAATCACTCCTAAAACTATAAGGGCAATTTTGATAAGAGAGATAATAGACATAACTAATTTTGTTTATTAATTGTAGCCAAGGAGTTGGCAATACCTAGCACTAAAGACGAAATAAGCAAACTGCTAAATCCATGTGCAAGAGTAAGCTCTGGCGCGAAAGCCATAGCTACTTTTAAAAGGATAAGGTTTAAAATTATGGCAAATAAGCCAAAAGTAATCCAAATTAAGGGCTTAGTAACAAATGACAAGAGGGGCTTGAGGAAAAGATTTATCAACCCGATAATGGCGCTAAGCTTTACTAATGTAACTAAATCTCCCCGAAATGTCAAGACGCCAAAATATTTTAAGGCCAAAATGGCAGCCGTGTTTAAAACAATCTGGAGGAGAATCCTTTGGATCCAAATCTTCATAGTGTCTTTATTGGTTATTATTACGCTTTAAGATGGGCAAAAGGCTTTGACCATTCATTTCCGGCGGCTTAGGTATGCCCATAATCTCTAAAATAGTAGGGGCAACGTCTGCCAATGTTCCAATGGCCAGCCTTTGTCTATTTTGACTTTCGGAGCTAAAGCGGGGACTGGCCAGCTTATAGCCAGCGCCAATAAGCCAGAATGGCACTTGATTCAAATTGTGTTGAGTATCAACTTCGCCAGTGGTGGGATTAATCATTTGCTCTAGGTTCCCATGGTCAGCCGTTACTATAACAGTGTAGTTATTTTCGACAGCCTTGGCAATAGTTTGACTAACTTTCTCATCCATTATTTTAACTACTTCCAAACCAGCCTGGAAATTACCGGTATGGGCTACTAAATCAGAATTAGCGTAATTCACTACAATAAAATCATAGATGCCATCCTCTATAGCTTGAAAGAGTCGGTCGTTGACTTCGTTAATGGAAAGAGCGGGTGATTCCTCTGGGTGACTGGTTTTTTGGGAGGGGATAATAATCCAATGTTCGCTGGGGTAGGGAGTTTCTTTTAAACCATTGAAAAAATAGGTAACGGCAGCATATTTTTCTGATTCAGCTAGATGCATTTGTCTTTTGCCATTGTCGGAGAGTACTCGAGCCAAAGGGTTGTTAATTAAATCTGGGTCATAGAGGTAGGGGGTAGTGAAGTCCTGATGATATTTGACCATAGACACAATACTCAGACCAACCAATTTTTTAGTTTCAAAATAATTGAAATTATTGCTAGCAAAAGCGCTAAAGAGTTGCCTTATTCTATCTTCCCTAAAATTAGCAAAGATAAGGGTGTCATTATTATCAATAAAACGCGGGGAAGAGTCGGACTCTACAGAAACCGGGTCAATAAACTCGTCTCCCACGCCTTTTTCATAAGCTGATTTCAAATATTCATTGGCATTTTTGACCGCATTGATTTTTTTGCCAGTGAGATTGTCGTAACATTGCTTGGTGCGCTCCCAATTTTGGTCTCTATCCATAGCAAAAAACCGGCCGCAGATGGTATTGATAATACCTCCATAGGGAGAAATTTTATCTTCTAATTCGCGCAAGAAGATGAGCCCATGATTAGGACTAGAATCCCGACCATCGAGGAAAATATCTAAATAGGATTTCTGAATACCGTTATCAAAAGCAGTCTTAGTCAGAGCTATTAAATGGTCTATATCTCCGTGAATAGGAGTAGAGGTTAGTAGTCCTAAGATGTGAACATTGCCCTGGTTGCGAATAGCATTATGATAGGCTTCAATTAATTTAGGATTCTTAAAAAACTCGCCATTTCGAATATCGGCATTGATTTTAGTTGAATACTGTCGGACTACCTTACCGGCGCCAATGGTCATATGCCCCACCTCACTGCCGCCCAAGTCTTGCCATTCCAAACCGACTGCATTGCCGCTTGCTTGCAGCGAACCGATAGGGTAGTTATTCATCCATTTATCTAAGTTAGGAGTGCCCGCTTGAGCAATTGGGTTGGTAAAATTATTTTGACCTATCCCCCAACCATCCAAAATTATCAAAAGAACTTTTTTAGAAGAAATCATGCTTATATTTTAACAAAAAATTGTTTTCTCTTCAAAAACGAATCAATTGCTTGGCAAATTTTTACTTTTTGACAAGAGGTAAATATATAGTATACTATAAACCAGGCCGAAAGTATTGGCCGGTTATAAATTAATAGCGGAATGGCCAGGAAAAGATTGCTTTTACCGGATATGAGATTGCCTTTCAATAGTTTAACCTTACTTAATAAATCAATTCTTAAAAAGGAACTATCAGTGTTCTTGCCTTTTGTAGTTGGTCTTAGATAAGGACTATCCTTGGATGAAGCATTTTTCTGGACCATATCTTAACACAGTATG
The nucleotide sequence above comes from Candidatus Paceibacterota bacterium. Encoded proteins:
- the secG gene encoding preprotein translocase subunit SecG, whose protein sequence is MSIISLIKIALIVLGVILIILVILQQGESGLSETFGGQNSFLTTRRGAEKWIFTATIIIGLIFVGLCLALLKIK
- a CDS encoding ribonuclease J encodes the protein METSKNQSRGNFHSRRPNYKHYPPRNPKRGAENNDSVPKVKIMSPSQPIAMATPTTSSAIAPKNNEVLKIMALGGFEEVGRNMLLLEYQNQIIIVDIGLRFPDETMPGIDFIVPNIEYLTNNPEKKILGAFITHGHYDHLGAIPYLIDKLGYPVIYTAPLTRAIIARRQEDFPKEKKLDIRLVNPDSDENINLGPFVIQPFHVNHNIPDAFGLFVKTPVGSLILTGDFKFDLQPIGDKPADLNHIVRLADGGVDMLLIDSTNAEVPGYSMSENVIMDNLEVLFANAKGRIILATFSSLISRLQEAIIICEKLGRKVAIEGYSMKFNVEVSEKLGYLKSKKGTIIPLAEALHLPPQEVAILCTGAQGEDNATLMKVANREHKLLHIEKGDTVIFSSSIVPGNELAVQNLKDTLLKQGATVFHYKMLDIHASGHAQQEDLKLMMSLTHPKYLLPIHGHYSMRRSNANLAMDIGIPEENIAIPSNGQIVELTKAGMTLTEKFVPANYVMIDGLGVGDVGEVVLRDRNTISQDGIFVVIAVLGKNGALVSEPEIVSRGFVYMKESQDLLKEAKEKTIQIIKTSLGNVKDPRVNATYIRNNIREGLGTFLFRKTQRRPMVLPIVVES
- a CDS encoding ABC transporter substrate-binding protein, producing MSAFSKKYWRLFSLKEKAVLLLLTITTLLAAIFLTISLSKKYLKTYPAVGGQMTVGIVGQPFILNPILTQANEADSELEALIYNGLFTYDNQGELKPSLAQSYNVSDDGKTYTVILNKNVLWQDGADFTADDVIFTIESIQDPDYNSPWRANWLGVVVEKMNDNVVVFHLNEPYVGFKDNLTMKIVPAHIWGQINVKNIALAKYSLQPVGTGPYVFSKLVKDKLGNIITYDLKANDHYFEKLPNISFITYHFYKNYNELKDAFQKKEISSLANVPYDLKPLFKNREAYLKSIELPRYYSVFYNLKSNNALLSAADTRLALNLAINREAINQTIFGGSLLPANNLISQSFLGYNTSPSVDLTYNPTKSHELLAETFNFNSSSVWERIIKQKKQPTKYEPVSLTLTVADLPELKAAANAIKTDWDRIGIPTTLQVVSLDDLENDIIPNKKYDALLFGEFYGQEPDPYNFWHTGGSLNLSNFSNKTVDALLEEIQLIDDRAKRQDDLIELQNILLENSPCFTLGNPLQFYALSPSIAGNTLTTGNYLADRYNNVSDWYMHVRLGR
- a CDS encoding phage holin family protein, giving the protein MKIWIQRILLQIVLNTAAILALKYFGVLTFRGDLVTLVKLSAIIGLINLFLKPLLSFVTKPLIWITFGLFAIILNLILLKVAMAFAPELTLAHGFSSLLISSLVLGIANSLATINKQN
- the gpmI gene encoding 2,3-bisphosphoglycerate-independent phosphoglycerate mutase — encoded protein: MISSKKVLLIILDGWGIGQNNFTNPIAQAGTPNLDKWMNNYPIGSLQASGNAVGLEWQDLGGSEVGHMTIGAGKVVRQYSTKINADIRNGEFFKNPKLIEAYHNAIRNQGNVHILGLLTSTPIHGDIDHLIALTKTAFDNGIQKSYLDIFLDGRDSSPNHGLIFLRELEDKISPYGGIINTICGRFFAMDRDQNWERTKQCYDNLTGKKINAVKNANEYLKSAYEKGVGDEFIDPVSVESDSSPRFIDNNDTLIFANFREDRIRQLFSAFASNNFNYFETKKLVGLSIVSMVKYHQDFTTPYLYDPDLINNPLARVLSDNGKRQMHLAESEKYAAVTYFFNGLKETPYPSEHWIIIPSQKTSHPEESPALSINEVNDRLFQAIEDGIYDFIVVNYANSDLVAHTGNFQAGLEVVKIMDEKVSQTIAKAVENNYTVIVTADHGNLEQMINPTTGEVDTQHNLNQVPFWLIGAGYKLASPRFSSESQNRQRLAIGTLADVAPTILEIMGIPKPPEMNGQSLLPILKRNNNQ